Below is a genomic region from Rosa chinensis cultivar Old Blush chromosome 5, RchiOBHm-V2, whole genome shotgun sequence.
AATGCAAACTGACACTATTTGCAATATTAGTGGTTGTAAATATGTAATTTggacttgagtgtgaagcttctGCACAAATCTAGAGACTCGGTGATTTGCAGATTTTATGTTTactatttttgtttcttatgttcaCAGGTGGACCTGGACCTTGGAAACTATGAGCGATTCCTAGAAATCAAGCTGACCCGTGATAATAATATTACTACCGGAAAGATTTACCAGGCATGTTGGTTAAATTTCACATGTATATAATCAatatattatacatatatctatGATTCCAAAAATATCTGTATCAGCTTTGATGCCACAACTGACAAAGGtttgaattttctttctttcggtCACAGGATGTTATAAAcaaagagagaaagggagatTATCTGGGAAAAACTGTCCAGGTATTTTGTCTGCATCTGAGCTCTTTTTAGATATATTAATCTGGCCTCTATTTTTTCTTATATTGattacttttctctctcttttttaaaTGTGTAGGTTGTCCCTCACATCACAGATGCTATCCAAGACTGGATTGAGCGTGTAGCCCATATACCAGTTGATGGAAAGTCAGGCCCTGCTGATGTTTGTGTCATAGAGTTGGGTGGAACTATAGGTACATAAATATTGCACAGTGATTTGAGCTGTTTCAATGGGTGAGTTCAGATTACTAACAGCTTTCTGGGCTTTAGGTGATATTGAATCCATGCCATTTATTGAGGCATTAGGACAATTCTCGTACCGTGTAGGTAAGCGTATTGTGTATCAACTTCAAATTGTTACTGTTTATTGTTTCTGATCTTTCAGTTACTCACTTGACtctttgtttataattttgatttCAGGAGCTGATAATTTTTGCTTAGTTCATGTCAGCCTTGTGCCTGTTTTGAATGTTGTTGGTGAACAGGTAAACTGAACTTCTTTATAATAATGTGTTCTGAGATCTTAACAGGCTTTAATGAATGTATTGAATTACTTGGTCTATTTAATTAATGCACTGAATTATTCtcagaaaacaaaaccaacccAGCACAGTGTTCGTGGACTGAGATGTCTGGGTTTGACACCACATGTGATAGCTTGTCGCAGCACAAcggtctgtctctctctctctctctctgtcataCACACACATGGACCCAAATGTTATCCTTTTGTCATGTTGGCCTGaggtgtaaatttttttttcacagcCACtagaagaaaatgtaaagaccaAACTCAGTCAATTTTGCCATGTCCAGGTATACGTTAGCTGTTAGATAAATTTTACTTCAAGCATATCACTTATCTATCTGttttgaaatatgctacttcaGTGAAGCTAACATATGGTTACTTGTTTTCCAGAAAGATAACATCATCACGCTCTATGATGTTCCCAACATTTGGCACATTCCATTACTCTTAAGAGTAAGAACTTTTCTACAACTTCTGAACTTTATCTAATTGATCTTAAATGATTTTCTTATGTAACTGTAACGTACTGATTTTTACCTGCTTCTTCTCAAATAGGACCAGAAGGCTCATGAAGCAATCTTTAAAGTGTTTAACCTTCAAGGGTATGTCTAATTAGCTCTTCTCATTTGTTATTAGGTTCATCACTTGATACCACTTTTTAGTATTAGAGCATTCACTTACAAAGATATTCCATAATGCGCAGATTAACAAGGGAACCTGAATTAGAAAAGTGGACTACTATGGCTGAAGTTTGTGATATGTTGCATGAGCCGGTCGGTCCCAACTCTAAAACAattcacaatgtcaatactaTGTGTTTTGTGGCCATCAAATTGATATGTTAATGTTGTTTAAATAACAGGTGCGCATTGCCATAGTGGGGAAGTATACAAGCCTTCCTGATGCATACCTCTCCATACAAAAGGTGCACTCAGCTACTACTTAACTATGAGTTTCTTAATACTGAAGATTAGTACATTGTTCTGATGTACCATATCTATAACTTTCTGCAGGCTCTTGTTCATGCTTCTGTTTCTCGCGGCAAGAAACTTTTTGTGGATTGGGTTCCATCTGGTGACCTTGAGCACACAACTGAGAAAGAGGTTATTATTGATATTCAGTTCTAGTGTGGTTTTCCATTTTTGCTTGTTTCACAacttgacaaaagaaaaatgcacATATTGCAGAATCCTGATGCTTATAAAGCTGCATGGAAGTTGTTGAAGGTTTGTATTTAGGTCTAGTAGGCCTGGAATCTACGGCTACAATTGTCATACTCTCCCCTTCTTAAGTTGTAATTGCTCTCTGTTAGCCTTCTGACTGTGGCCTAATTCTTCAGGGTGCAGATGGTATTCTTATTCCAGGAGGATTTGGTGATAGAGGAGTGCAAGGGAAAATTCTTGCAGTAAAGTATGCCCGGCAAAAAAGAATTCCATTCCTTGGTATTTGTCTAGGAATGCAGGTCGCCGTGATTGAGTTTGCAAGATCTGTTCTTGGTCTGCAGGATGCCAACAGCACAGAATTTGATCCTGACACTAAGAATCCCTGTGTTATATTTATGCCTGAGGTCTGCATTCTGCGTTTTCAGCTTATATATCAGTGTTTGAAACTCATGTCATTCCTTTTCCATTTATCTGATCTCTGTACCATATAAGCAGGGCTCAAAAACGCATATGGGAGGCACCATGCGCCTTGGATCCAGGAGAACATATTTCCAGTCTACAGACTGTAAATCAGCTAAACTGTGAGTAATAAATTGGAAAGAGCTAAATAAACACATTTGTTTTGTACGTATCACGTACATTAGTAACTTGACACATTTCGTTAACATGACTCTGTAATTTTCATAAGAATCAAAGCTTCATAGAAAATTTATTGCTGTGCATAGATCAATCAGTAACTTGATATGAAAATCAGAAGGTACCAACATGCTGAATCAGATGCCAATGTTGGCTAACCTGTGCAATTTTTGCAATGTGCTAGATATGGAAACAAACGCTTTGTTGATGAGAGACATCGGCACAGATATGAGGTATGTGGCATCCCAATTTAAAATATTGTCTTCTGAGACACTATTTTGGTAGAAGGATTAATTTTTGTTGCATTTAGGTGAACCCTGACATGGTAGCACGCCTTGAAAATTCTGGCCTCTCTTTCACTGGCAAGGATGAAACTGGTCAGCGCATGGAGGTATAGTTTACACTATTGATCCCTGTAACTTTAGATTCATTTGATTTGTATACCCTGCTGATCCCATGTTTGGTATTCTGACAATATAGATTGTTGAGCTACGTAATCATCCCTATTTCATCGGTGTCCAGTTCCATCCTGAATATAAATCAAGACCAGCAAAACCTTCTGCTTTATTACTAGGTACATATCTCATTTGAAAGTTTACATTCAATTTTATGTTCATCAAGATTAAGCTGGCGTGGTTTTTAATAGCTGCAAAGTTCTGAGCATTTATGACAGCTGGTACTCAGAAGCATCGTTATTGTTTGTTAAAAGTTAGTCCTTTCTATATGACCTGTTTAATAAATATCAGGTAATTTAACATTACCCAACTTGATCTTAGCCAAAAGGTTTCCTCGGAATGTAAATAGTATACACAGGTAAATAAATAAGGAATGCATTATGCTTCCAAAGCAAGCAGCTCCCTTTTAGGTTCttctggaaaaaaaacaaaacgttCCTAAGTAACATTTGAGCTTTGAAGATGGTTCAGGTTCTGTAGTTGATTGCTGCAACTTGATCAGTCTAACATTACTGTATGCTACTTCTATTCTGACATGTGCATCAGATTACAGAAGTAATAGCTTATGAATAATTTTTGGTTTGCAATGTTGTATAGGGCTTATAGCAGCAGCATGTGGACAGTTGGATGCTCTCTTACCAAGCTCTGAGAGGAAAAGGAGTGCCTCATACGGAGCAGGCAACGAAATGTTTGGAGCAGCATGTGGGCAGTTGGATGCTTTCCTCCAGGGCTCTCCAGAGGCGAAAAGGAATGTCTCGAATGGAGCAGGCCACGATGTATATAATGCCAAAACATGCCAAAATGGAGGTGTAATTACTAATAGGCCTCAAGACGGTGTATATAGCATTTTCAATGGGATGCACTTGTGAGAAGGCATATTAGGTGTGGTTGCTTCTATGTTGTAGGAAATGTTTCGTTGTGGTGTGGCTTAGGGGTTTTTGCTTGCAAGAAGGGGCTTCTCTTAGGTTATATATCGTAGGAGTGTTTGTACAGTCATTGGGGTAATGGTGAGatgtattagcctttccaaagACTCAAACGTAGAAATGGAGCTGAGTCCTGCTCTTTTTACAAAGGACACAGCTCAAAGTCTCCATTTTTGTATTGGGACTTTTAGAACCCCTTCCCCAGCTTGCTATCCTCGTTTTGTTGTTTTAAATGCAGTAATAAATACTTGTATCCATGGACTCTCTCTTTTGATCGATGCTTATCAATTCTCATTTTTCTTGTTTGATCCTAATTCCGAACACAATTTTGTTGAAATTTAACAAAAGGGTGTACAAAAAACCTAGTGTTAGTGAGTCTACAAGAGCCCTCATCGGCAAAGACAGTGCAACAGTAGCACAAGAACACTTCCAAAACGAGACATGGAGAAAAAGCTACTACCTCGACCCCATTTATACTACACAACTGAACATGAAACAGCTCGAATTTGAGGCATTATGATGAACCGAACAGAAAGGATCGATTGATCTAAATATTGTTGGTAAATATGGTGGTCTAATTGCTATATTTATAAGGGTGGTTCTAATTGGACCAAAATACCCCTGAACATGAGATATAATTTTTTATCTCTATTTTCAAccatgagaagaagaatgaatcaaaatcatatgatattgctctcttatgagtaggtctctTCTCCAAAATTAATAAgaggttctcgatcttgatatgttgctggaattcttttgaatttgctaaaggaagaatttcaagggttttgggttggaagatcaattaataactatatcataatattcaatgaaattagtttaaggaaattccaaatcagattgttttgaatttatttttgtattaaatgatggaccatatatataaattattacttttacttaattattttaggtaaattataaaactatatggtaatataaggaaattgaagaggaaatacaaaaaattaattaaatgttatattttagggaggtaagaagagtttttttttttttttttttttttcatttttctctctctgtccttatttgtcttttcatatgactcgacagagtctattaataattgaaaaaagttggaggtccaactatAACCACCATTTTAAGAAAACTAAGAGATCGTTCCTCCAAATAAGTAGCATATAGAATACAGTGAAATTCTTGAACATATGGCTGCCTAATcacatctctctctttctttattgCATTCCAAAAGTATCCATCTCTATTAAAGTGAAATACCCAAAACAATCCCCACTACCTCCTACATGACCATTGCTTGACCAGCCGTACCACACATGTGGCACCATTGCCCTACTTTGATTTTCTCATAGAATACATAAATCTAACCGAAGTAAAACTAATAAAATTTAGGAAAACCTTAAACAATTTGGTAGAGTCTAGAACTTGGTTTCTATCTCCTTAAAATGAAATTGTCTCCTCAGTGGTGCTTAATGGTTTCAATAGTAAACGTCTCCCAGGATACAACAATGACATTAATTCTTCTTGTCATAGTAGCACTTCAAACTTCAAGAATATCGAACTCATATTGTGTTTAAACTCTCTCTTGAAAAAGACTCATGGATTTTCTAGacactaaaaaataaaatcatatcAAAAAGAGAGGAGGAAAGATGAATTCTATCAAGTGATTTTAGATTGtggttagagcatctttagtagactctctattttggctccttagctattttagaaagcatgtttagctttttatctattttagcaactgcaccagactcctaagtggctttctattataactttggaaaatgatttgtggcctcaatgaggcctaagatttgtggcctcaatcctaggtgtcatgtcatgtcacctacacacatcacttatttgccaaatcatgccatgtaattcttaagtaaaaagactatcttatcattccaaaatctaatagctctaaattattttggttttcatctaaaaataaaatatattattttatttttttttctttttttccttatatatatatatatatatttttttttttaatttgtatacacatatttgtatataattttttttaatgaattatatatatatatatatatatatattcacaaacatatatatatataattatattatatatgtatatatataattcgtacagaaatttatatatgtatattcgatatagaattaatatggtataaatatatatatatatattaatgtcataattctaacccacaaattttttttttaaattgattaaaaaaaagtcaaatttaaaattgattccacaaaaatggaaagaaaatatattaatatcttaattataacccatcaaatttggtaaattgaagtaatattcaactcttttaataaatgaatttaataaaattaatggaagattagtttaccttacactaacaagttaattagaaaagtcaaaaattaaattggatctataaaaatggaaagaaaatgtattgaaatcgtaattaaaacctatgaaatctggtaattgaagaggtcaaaatttctcgataatttaatattgtcgCATCCAAACTcaacattaggaagtgttccttaaaggtcaagtgagacttcattaatacaactgttcgtttatttttacatgaaaaaacaatcataatgttattaatactatgtagaaattcaatgaacaataggtgtataatatagcaataatcaaagaaaaagtgcaattaaggaaggtgtaaaatagaagtcatcgtccacattaacattaaagtcagctgacatgtcttacacgaacaaataagtaataaatagctaataatgagccagtaaagtttactggggacttttccctaatggcatatttacaatgaaatagaaatcatcatccacactgaaatttaaagtcagttaacatgtcttacagtaacaaataagtactaagtatccaatgacgagccagtagagttcactggagacctttacctaatggcatgttcacacttaaatagaaaccatcatctactgaaactaaaagaactaacatgtcttgcatgtacaagtaagtattaagtagccaatgatgagctagtagagttcactagagacctttacctaatgacatattcacacttaaatagaagccatcatctactgaaactgaaagagctaacatgttttgcacgaacaagtaagtattaagtcgccaatgatgagctggtcaagtttactgaggatctttttctaatggcataattacactaaaatagaagtcatcatccaaattgtcttacagtaacaaataagtactaagtagccaataatgagctagtaaagttcactggggaccttttcctaatgacataattacactaaaatagaagtcatcatccatactgaaatttaaagttagctggcatgtcttacacgaataataagtactaagtagctaaaaatgagccagtaaagtttactggagacctttcccgaatgacatattcacactaaaatagaagccatcatccattgaaacttaaaataagctacTGTGTCTTGCccgaacaagtaagtactaagtagccaatagtaaagttcaacggggaatctttccctaataacatattcacactgAAATTGAAGTCATATATCATTCacgttgaaattgaaagtcagctaagtactaacatgtcttatacgaacaaaaaagtactaagtagctaataatgaacaagtagagttcactggtaacttttttctaatgacatatttacactaaaatagaagctatcattcacatttaaaaatcattattgtctattgaaaaatttgggatcaacaaaacaagtatactttcaaaaattaatttcctcatgtgcaatatattgtattccatattaagcaatttcttttcagatatcaacttcccaatcaatttagatatctaggttttcaatcacaagattttatgagttaaaattacaattaaaatacattttctttccgtttttgtgaatccaatttaatttttgacttttcaaattaacttgttaatgtaaggtaactaatcttccattaattttatttattaaaagatttaaatattacttaaatttaccagatttcatggattataattatgatattaatatatatatatacacacacacacacacacacactaacacaccacattaattctccatccaaaatatataaattttttggacgaattttatatatacatatatacacacacacacacccatacttttttttgaatatgtataatgaaaaaaaatccaaaataatgaaaaagaaagaaaggaaaaaaaccaaacaatattttttttagaagaaagtcaaaGTAATTTTgagccgttatatattcaacaacatatatatatatgtatatatatatatatttatgaattatagataaatatatatatatatatatatattcacaaaaatatataaatatacattttttttagacgaattatatatatataataaaaaagaaaaagaaaaagaataaaataatttatcttttttagaagaaagctaaaataatttagagtcattagattttgaaaggataagatagtctttttattcaagaatgacatgacatgatttgacaaattagtgagatgtataggtgacatggcttgacacttaggattgaggccacaaatcttaggcctcattgaggccctatatcattgccctataacttttagctatctcgctcctaaatatagagagcgggatgaggctctctataatttaaaacattccttttaagttattttatgtaatttataaatatatttaaactatttaatcttcatttaaaaataatataaattcaaaactagctaaaatagatagcattgatgcagacgtaattctaaagtggctagctaaaataactttttatctattttagctaaaatttgactaaaaaattgcTAACATTGCTAAAGACGTTTTAACAAGTATTTTATAGATGTAGGATGACTTTTtggaagagaattttttttttgatcaaattttgAAAGAGAAATGACTTTTCACCAAAATTACCTTTTGTAAATGGTCGTAACTTCTCATTTCATAGTCATATTGAACTCACATTTTTACTAAATTTTTCATCCACAAATtgcaaaaaattaataatttaataataaattttcaacaaataCAATGTTTAAATCCTATAACTGTGAAACTTGTGAAGGAGAAGCCTCACTTGTTACACAGATCCTTGTAGCAAGCAGACGCAGCATTCTCAAAAAGGCAAAAAGTAGGATTTTACCTCCTAGAACCTTTTCTGGTTCACGTATTGTGTGCATCTATGATGACTTAAATACAATGGCGACCATATTTCTAaatcactaacaaaaaaatGAACTGGTCATCAGGATAATATGCTAACTTTCACCAAACCGTTTCATTTGTCGGATATGATATCAGTAAATGACCTTTAATTTGGTTGATCTTTTTGCGatagattttgaaatgatgaTTTAGAAAATAAACAGTTCAATTTCGAATATGACGAAGTCATCATTTTCGTCAAGTGCAAGCACCAGTCCTTCATCATCAAACTCTGAGTCAAGATTTAACTGGGGAGGATCAAGAATCAAGTGCTGTAGTCCTACATTCATCAACATTTTGGGTCACTTCATCTCCGGCTGGAACCAGTTGTCCATTCCTTGACACCACAACTCCGTTCCACCCAGGGCCGGCCTTGCCCATGGGCAATGTTGGCGACAGCCCAGGGCCCAAGAATGATGGGGCACCAGATTTCTCTTCCATTTCTCTATACTATAGTTTTCtctaataaattttttattataaaatacAAAACAGTCAAAACCCTAGCCTATGCCCTATGGACTCCCTCACTCCCATTTCTCTATGTCTCTCTGCCAGCACCGTACTACCCcatctttctttgttctttttt
It encodes:
- the LOC112166026 gene encoding CTP synthase translates to MKYVLVTGGVVSGLGKGVTASSIGLLLKACGLRVTSIKIDPYLNTDAGTMSPVEHGEVFVLDDGGEVDLDLGNYERFLEIKLTRDNNITTGKIYQDVINKERKGDYLGKTVQVVPHITDAIQDWIERVAHIPVDGKSGPADVCVIELGGTIGDIESMPFIEALGQFSYRVGADNFCLVHVSLVPVLNVVGEQKTKPTQHSVRGLRCLGLTPHVIACRSTTPLEENVKTKLSQFCHVQKDNIITLYDVPNIWHIPLLLRDQKAHEAIFKVFNLQGLTREPELEKWTTMAEVCDMLHEPVRIAIVGKYTSLPDAYLSIQKALVHASVSRGKKLFVDWVPSGDLEHTTEKENPDAYKAAWKLLKGADGILIPGGFGDRGVQGKILAVKYARQKRIPFLGICLGMQVAVIEFARSVLGLQDANSTEFDPDTKNPCVIFMPEGSKTHMGGTMRLGSRRTYFQSTDCKSAKLYGNKRFVDERHRHRYEVNPDMVARLENSGLSFTGKDETGQRMEIVELRNHPYFIGVQFHPEYKSRPAKPSALLLGLIAAACGQLDALLPSSERKRSASYGAGNEMFGAACGQLDAFLQGSPEAKRNVSNGAGHDVYNAKTCQNGGVITNRPQDGVYSIFNGMHL